In one Neobacillus sp. WH10 genomic region, the following are encoded:
- a CDS encoding NUDIX domain-containing protein, with product MSNISWEESYLGQLRKLIDHKKIIHPSIRAIIQDEKERILFIERKGQNRWGMPAGSMELGESIFETLKREIKEETGIDVIDATLIAIYSGSDKSIKNEFGDEYQMFEFLFRVDKWTGTTIKETDESKNAEFFSLDSIPKGTNQFWDNHQKEVIEDLKNFNGQLILK from the coding sequence ATGTCTAATATAAGCTGGGAAGAGTCGTATCTAGGTCAATTACGAAAGCTAATTGATCATAAAAAAATTATACACCCATCCATTCGTGCCATCATTCAGGATGAAAAGGAACGGATTCTCTTCATTGAAAGAAAGGGACAAAATAGATGGGGAATGCCCGCAGGTTCAATGGAACTAGGTGAATCCATTTTTGAAACACTTAAAAGAGAGATAAAAGAAGAAACAGGTATTGACGTTATTGATGCGACGTTAATTGCAATATATTCGGGATCAGATAAATCAATAAAAAATGAATTCGGGGACGAATACCAGATGTTTGAATTTTTATTTAGAGTAGATAAATGGACCGGGACTACCATTAAAGAAACTGATGAAAGTAAAAACGCTGAATTTTTCTCATTAGATAGCATTCCTAAAGGTACAAACCAATTTTGGGACAATCATCAAAAGGAAGTAATTGAAGATTTAAAAAACTTCAATGGGCAACTAATTTTAAAATAG
- a CDS encoding TetR/AcrR family transcriptional regulator produces the protein MLKKADLRIIRTKKFIYDAFIKLIAEKGYDAITIQDITDEALINRATFYSHYKDKQDLLTKLSENVLGELTSKMVLYAHVQGDQIDLSKFEEILQSIFECMVKHADFYKAMLGPHGIHDFNLQMQQTIMDNLEQNFIELKIEDHVLDIPKDMVLHFITSSAVGMAIWWLQNDMKYSPKYTAQQLVKLMTKGPLCAVGFTLLNEG, from the coding sequence ATGTTGAAAAAGGCAGATCTGCGGATTATTCGGACAAAGAAATTTATATATGATGCTTTTATCAAACTGATAGCGGAAAAGGGATACGATGCTATTACCATTCAAGACATTACAGATGAGGCACTCATCAATCGGGCAACATTTTACTCGCATTACAAGGATAAACAAGATTTGTTAACAAAGCTTAGTGAGAATGTACTAGGAGAGTTGACAAGTAAGATGGTCCTATATGCCCATGTGCAGGGAGATCAAATAGATCTTTCGAAATTCGAGGAAATTTTACAATCCATATTTGAGTGTATGGTAAAACATGCAGACTTTTATAAAGCCATGCTTGGACCTCATGGCATTCATGATTTTAACCTACAAATGCAGCAGACTATTATGGATAACCTTGAACAAAATTTCATTGAGCTTAAAATTGAAGACCATGTCTTAGATATTCCAAAGGATATGGTATTGCATTTCATCACTTCCAGTGCTGTTGGGATGGCAATTTGGTGGCTTCAAAATGACATGAAGTATTCACCGAAATATACTGCACAACAATTAGTGAAGCTTATGACGAAAGGACCCTTGTGTGCAGTGGGTTTTACTTTACTTAATGAGGGCTAG
- a CDS encoding metallophosphoesterase — MKRRTKKRWLYFLIGMTLLIYFFYFQNNSIVTSEYSIRSDKLPQNFNGYKIVQLSDLHSKSFRNNQSNLVKRVKKEKPDLIVFTGDLIDSEKYDEKPSLILMGKLVQVAPVYYVTGNHEWWSGKFNSLEDKLNNIGVQVMRNSAEEITNGTDKIQIIGIDDPANLKESYSEKATTEKNIINSLEGLEEEDNFQILLAHRPEMFSLYCEYEFDVVFSGHAHGGQFRIPFIGGLIAPDQGLFPKYTSGKYNSLNTTLIVNRGLGNSIIPLRIFNRPEIVLVTLNYVK; from the coding sequence TTGAAGAGAAGAACAAAAAAGAGATGGCTATACTTTTTAATCGGTATGACTTTATTAATTTATTTTTTTTATTTTCAAAACAATTCAATTGTAACAAGTGAATATAGCATTCGATCAGACAAGCTCCCACAAAATTTTAATGGATATAAAATTGTACAATTATCTGACTTGCACAGTAAGTCTTTTAGGAATAACCAAAGTAACTTAGTTAAAAGAGTGAAAAAGGAAAAACCAGATTTGATTGTATTTACAGGTGATTTAATAGATTCAGAAAAATATGATGAGAAACCTAGTTTAATTTTGATGGGAAAATTGGTTCAAGTTGCTCCAGTTTATTACGTGACAGGAAATCATGAATGGTGGTCTGGAAAATTCAATTCATTAGAGGATAAATTAAATAACATCGGTGTACAAGTGATGAGAAACTCAGCAGAGGAAATTACCAATGGAACTGACAAAATTCAAATTATAGGAATTGATGACCCAGCTAATTTAAAAGAATCTTATTCAGAAAAAGCCACAACGGAAAAAAACATCATTAATTCATTAGAAGGACTCGAAGAAGAAGATAATTTTCAAATTCTATTAGCACATAGACCTGAAATGTTTTCTCTTTATTGTGAATATGAATTTGATGTTGTTTTTTCAGGTCACGCACACGGCGGACAATTTAGAATTCCTTTCATTGGTGGTTTAATTGCTCCAGACCAAGGATTATTTCCTAAGTATACTTCTGGTAAATACAATTCATTGAACACTACATTGATTGTAAATAGAGGACTTGGAAATAGTATTATTCCTTTAAGGATTTTTAATCGTCCAGAAATTGTTTTAGTGACATTAAACTATGTTAAATAA
- a CDS encoding IS110 family transposase, with the protein MNYNQNEKIAQITSQTLIIGVDIAKYKHVARAQDFRGLEVSAPLYFENTNSSFNCFIEWIKNLMVQNKMDKVIVGMEPTGHYWLNLAHFLKEQNIKFVVVNPMHVKKSKELDDNSPTKNDVKDARVIAQLVKDGRYAEPNIPQGVYAELRVARKIRDLLAVDLQAVQGQIHNWIDRYFPEFLTVFKAWEGKSAIQLLKLNLLPHELVILSEQEILVHLRKAVKRAVGLSKIKELKQVATESIGIREGSDMAKLELSTLIDKYELIKEKFEELESNIDKLLEQVPGVEQMLAIKGIGKDTIAGFYAEVGDLGNYTHPRQIIKLAGLSLKENTSGKHKGQTKITKRGRKTLRALLFRVAMPLVAKNTAFKALHEYFTKRPDNPLKKMQSLIAICNKLIRILFTIGKKKCEFSEERMLRDIPHMAALQIAA; encoded by the coding sequence ATGAATTATAACCAAAATGAAAAGATTGCTCAAATTACTTCTCAAACATTAATTATAGGTGTTGACATTGCTAAATACAAGCATGTGGCAAGAGCCCAAGATTTTAGAGGTTTAGAAGTTTCGGCACCATTATACTTTGAAAATACAAATTCTAGCTTTAACTGTTTCATAGAGTGGATTAAAAATTTAATGGTTCAAAACAAAATGGATAAAGTGATTGTAGGAATGGAGCCGACAGGTCATTATTGGCTAAATTTAGCTCACTTCCTTAAAGAACAAAATATCAAGTTTGTAGTCGTAAATCCTATGCATGTTAAGAAAAGTAAAGAGTTAGATGATAATTCTCCAACTAAAAATGATGTAAAGGATGCTAGAGTTATTGCACAATTGGTCAAAGACGGGAGATATGCAGAACCGAACATTCCGCAAGGAGTTTATGCAGAACTCCGAGTGGCTCGAAAAATACGTGATCTCCTAGCTGTTGATCTTCAAGCAGTTCAGGGGCAAATTCATAATTGGATAGACCGCTACTTTCCAGAATTCCTTACGGTATTTAAAGCTTGGGAAGGTAAGTCGGCGATCCAATTATTAAAACTAAATTTATTGCCACATGAGCTAGTCATCCTATCGGAACAAGAAATATTAGTACATCTTCGAAAAGCTGTTAAACGTGCAGTGGGACTCAGTAAAATAAAAGAGCTAAAGCAGGTTGCCACCGAGTCTATCGGCATTCGTGAAGGTTCGGATATGGCTAAATTAGAGCTAAGCACGTTAATAGACAAATATGAGCTAATAAAGGAAAAGTTCGAAGAACTGGAATCTAACATAGATAAACTTCTTGAACAAGTTCCAGGCGTTGAACAAATGTTGGCGATTAAGGGAATAGGCAAAGATACGATTGCAGGCTTTTATGCGGAGGTAGGAGACCTAGGCAACTACACCCACCCTAGGCAGATTATCAAATTGGCTGGGCTTAGCCTGAAGGAAAATACATCTGGAAAGCACAAAGGACAAACCAAAATTACAAAAAGAGGAAGGAAGACTCTAAGAGCACTCCTTTTTCGAGTAGCAATGCCTTTAGTCGCTAAAAATACTGCTTTTAAAGCATTACACGAGTATTTTACAAAACGCCCAGATAATCCTTTGAAGAAAATGCAATCGTTAATTGCAATATGTAATAAGCTCATAAGAATTCTGTTTACCATCGGTAAAAAGAAGTGTGAATTTAGTGAAGAACGTATGTTAAGGGACATTCCTCATATGGCGGCATTACAGATAGCAGCTTAA
- a CDS encoding TetR/AcrR family transcriptional regulator, with protein MSNSKRKEILAAASFIIENYGMEKLTLEAIAKQAGISKGGLLYHFPNKDAIIKGMIDEYSAAFLMDVRDKVSNSSESIGKWHRAYLESAINDTGVSNGLVSAYIATLFTNPLLLSKFQSDCQELCEEMEKDEIEPIKAAIIRLAVDGLCYSEIFKIGKIDEGLKQKVIKQLISWTKEYE; from the coding sequence ATGAGCAATTCAAAACGTAAAGAAATATTAGCTGCTGCTTCTTTTATTATTGAGAATTATGGGATGGAAAAATTGACATTAGAAGCTATTGCGAAACAGGCTGGTATCAGTAAAGGAGGATTACTCTATCATTTTCCTAATAAGGACGCAATTATAAAAGGTATGATTGATGAATATTCGGCAGCATTTTTAATGGATGTTCGGGATAAAGTAAGCAATTCTTCGGAATCCATAGGAAAATGGCATCGTGCTTACTTGGAATCAGCAATAAACGATACTGGTGTATCAAACGGGCTTGTTTCTGCATATATCGCAACTTTGTTTACTAACCCACTTCTTCTTTCCAAGTTCCAAAGTGATTGTCAAGAATTATGTGAAGAAATGGAAAAGGATGAGATCGAGCCAATAAAGGCTGCAATTATTAGATTAGCCGTCGATGGATTATGCTATTCGGAAATTTTTAAGATAGGGAAGATTGATGAAGGCTTAAAACAAAAAGTAATTAAACAATTAATAAGTTGGACTAAAGAATATGAGTGA
- a CDS encoding histidine phosphatase family protein, giving the protein MEISLIRHGKSQLTENDKITGLEFKKWVEKYDYIGVFEESTYPSATLEKVATANIVITSDLKRAVESARLLNPVTKIISDPIFRETELPSNSLQLFNVKLKPSIWAIVLRILWFSSYSYECESLYQAKYRAIKASQQLIDYANEYKSVVLVGHGFFNMLIAKELQKKGWKGTRKRDAKHWNCMTFSLFN; this is encoded by the coding sequence ATGGAAATATCATTGATTAGACATGGAAAATCACAACTAACTGAAAATGATAAAATAACTGGTTTGGAATTTAAGAAGTGGGTTGAAAAGTATGATTACATTGGAGTGTTTGAAGAGTCAACATATCCCTCAGCAACCCTTGAAAAAGTTGCAACTGCAAATATTGTTATTACGAGTGATTTAAAAAGGGCTGTTGAGTCAGCAAGATTATTAAATCCAGTAACGAAAATCATTTCTGACCCTATATTCCGAGAAACTGAGTTACCTTCTAATTCATTACAATTATTTAATGTAAAGTTAAAGCCAAGTATCTGGGCGATTGTATTAAGAATACTATGGTTCAGTAGCTATTCATATGAGTGCGAGTCTTTGTATCAAGCAAAATATAGGGCAATTAAGGCATCACAACAGTTAATTGACTACGCTAATGAATATAAATCGGTGGTATTAGTTGGACACGGTTTTTTTAATATGTTAATTGCTAAAGAGTTACAGAAAAAGGGCTGGAAAGGTACAAGAAAAAGGGATGCAAAACATTGGAATTGTATGACGTTTTCCTTGTTCAACTAA
- a CDS encoding alpha/beta hydrolase — protein MLKDNFKISNIPAVLWGEKSEKIFIAVHGNMSNKEDAVIQILAEEANQKGYQVLSFDLPEHGERKNDNTPCKVQFCVSELFIIMNYAKEHWKEVSVFACSMGAYFSLLAYQNDVLKKALFLSPVFNMERIIENMMKWFNVTPELLQKEMTIETPIGQKLYWDYLCYVKEHPINTWNTDTYIMYGAKDELCEFETINYFTKKYSCELEVMEAGEHYFHTEEQLKVFEQWLHKHID, from the coding sequence ATGCTTAAAGACAATTTTAAAATTAGTAATATTCCCGCAGTTTTATGGGGAGAAAAGAGTGAAAAAATTTTTATTGCAGTACATGGAAATATGTCAAATAAAGAAGATGCAGTGATTCAAATATTAGCTGAAGAAGCCAATCAAAAAGGTTATCAAGTATTAAGCTTTGATTTACCTGAGCATGGAGAAAGAAAAAATGATAATACTCCTTGTAAAGTACAGTTTTGTGTTAGTGAATTATTTATAATTATGAATTACGCAAAAGAACATTGGAAAGAAGTAAGCGTGTTTGCATGTAGTATGGGAGCTTATTTTAGCCTTTTAGCTTATCAAAACGATGTGCTAAAAAAGGCATTATTTTTATCACCGGTATTTAATATGGAACGAATTATCGAAAATATGATGAAATGGTTTAATGTAACACCCGAGCTTTTGCAAAAAGAAATGACTATAGAAACACCTATTGGTCAAAAGTTATATTGGGATTATTTATGCTATGTAAAAGAACATCCTATTAATACATGGAATACTGATACATATATTATGTATGGAGCCAAGGATGAACTGTGCGAATTTGAAACTATTAACTATTTTACAAAAAAATACAGTTGTGAATTAGAAGTCATGGAAGCAGGTGAACATTACTTTCATACTGAAGAACAGTTGAAAGTATTTGAGCAGTGGTTACACAAGCACATCGATTAA
- a CDS encoding endonuclease/exonuclease/phosphatase family protein: MKLVTWNAAMRFRDKIEEILPFSADILVIPECEAPEKWRKSNKIQSINQFLWFGDNPNKGIGIITLNNNYQIDIHPSYNKDFRYIIPLIVSGDQNFNLFAIWAQNTKKKYYSYIGQIYLALNHYKSLLNAPCIIAGDWNSNKIFDYIKRIGTHSEVVELLKSFGIMSAYHTYFNEEHGEETKPTHYFRKDKDRPFHIDYVFASETLLKQLSFIEVGSFEEWIKLSDHTPIYVEIKK, translated from the coding sequence ATGAAACTTGTTACATGGAATGCTGCAATGCGATTTAGAGATAAAATCGAAGAGATACTTCCATTCTCAGCTGATATACTAGTAATCCCTGAGTGTGAAGCTCCTGAAAAATGGAGGAAAAGTAACAAAATACAATCAATCAATCAGTTCCTTTGGTTTGGAGACAATCCAAACAAAGGCATTGGAATTATCACATTAAACAATAACTATCAAATAGATATTCATCCATCTTATAATAAGGATTTTCGTTATATAATTCCTTTAATAGTCTCAGGCGACCAAAATTTTAATTTGTTTGCAATTTGGGCACAAAATACAAAAAAAAAATATTACAGTTATATTGGACAAATTTATTTAGCATTAAATCACTATAAATCTTTGCTTAATGCCCCCTGTATTATCGCAGGTGATTGGAACAGTAATAAGATATTTGATTATATCAAAAGAATTGGGACACACTCAGAAGTTGTGGAGTTGCTTAAAAGCTTTGGTATAATGAGTGCCTACCATACCTATTTTAATGAAGAACATGGCGAAGAAACTAAACCAACACACTATTTTAGAAAGGACAAAGATAGGCCATTTCACATTGATTATGTGTTTGCATCTGAGACTCTCCTAAAACAATTAAGCTTTATTGAGGTAGGCTCCTTCGAGGAATGGATTAAGTTAAGTGACCACACTCCAATATATGTGGAAATTAAAAAGTAA
- a CDS encoding cardiolipin synthase — MKNPKVQLLFVFTLVSIILFLLDTSIISLYNFVDVLWSITIVGIAFIIFIENRSPQSTLAWFLVLALLPVVGVLLYSLFGRSRWRRKKHLHRSEEQRKLFREILEGKRLDLSFTSSLSERSTYLTQVVQKFGGGPVANNTTTKLLTNGDQTFTNIIQAIENATHHIHIQYFIYRADEIGTKIRDTLIKKAKSGIIVRFLYDGIGSNSLRNRFLQPMKDVGIEVVAFDPILSSWPLETVNYRNHRKIVIVDGEIGFTGGLNVGDEYLGRSKKFPIWRDSHLRIEGKALYKLQAIFLEDWLYATNGLNTYSWNQFMNTKYFPGKENSHAEGAVQIVAGGPSSDDTNIRNTLLAVIGSAKKSIWIATPYFIPDQETLTLLRLSAMAGIDVRILYPGKRDRIISDQASQSYFTPLLKAGASIYSYKDGFVHAKIVLVDDKIATIGTANMDVRSFELNYEIISVLYESKTVLDIKRDFEEDFNHSTEIRWKSFQKRSIQKRILESLMRLISPLL, encoded by the coding sequence ATGAAAAATCCTAAAGTTCAATTATTATTTGTATTTACACTTGTCTCTATCATTCTCTTTCTGTTGGATACATCCATTATCTCACTATACAACTTTGTCGACGTACTATGGTCTATCACAATAGTAGGAATTGCCTTCATTATTTTTATCGAAAACCGTTCCCCACAAAGTACTTTAGCATGGTTTTTAGTATTAGCACTTCTTCCTGTTGTTGGTGTACTTTTGTACTCTCTTTTTGGCCGAAGTCGTTGGAGAAGAAAGAAGCATCTACATCGTTCAGAAGAGCAAAGAAAATTATTCCGTGAGATTTTAGAAGGAAAACGCCTAGATTTATCATTCACTTCCTCATTAAGTGAGCGCTCTACTTATTTAACACAAGTTGTACAAAAATTCGGTGGCGGTCCTGTTGCCAATAATACCACAACAAAACTCTTAACAAATGGGGATCAAACATTTACAAACATTATACAAGCTATTGAAAATGCTACACATCATATACATATTCAATACTTTATTTATCGAGCAGATGAAATTGGTACAAAAATTCGCGATACATTAATAAAGAAAGCAAAATCTGGTATAATTGTACGCTTTCTTTATGATGGAATCGGGAGCAATTCATTACGAAATCGTTTCTTACAACCCATGAAAGATGTAGGAATTGAGGTTGTGGCATTTGATCCTATTCTTTCGTCATGGCCACTTGAAACAGTAAATTATCGTAACCATCGTAAAATTGTCATTGTAGATGGAGAGATTGGTTTTACAGGTGGGCTCAATGTTGGCGATGAATATCTTGGTCGTTCTAAAAAATTTCCTATTTGGCGTGACAGCCACTTAAGAATAGAAGGAAAAGCATTGTACAAATTACAAGCAATATTCCTTGAGGATTGGCTCTATGCCACTAATGGTTTAAATACTTATTCTTGGAATCAATTTATGAATACAAAATACTTCCCAGGTAAAGAAAATTCTCATGCAGAAGGTGCTGTTCAAATTGTAGCAGGTGGACCAAGTTCAGATGATACAAACATTCGTAATACTTTACTTGCTGTTATAGGTTCTGCTAAGAAATCAATTTGGATCGCAACACCCTACTTCATCCCGGATCAAGAAACATTAACATTACTACGTTTAAGTGCAATGGCTGGAATAGATGTCCGCATTCTATATCCAGGTAAGAGAGATCGAATCATTAGTGATCAAGCATCTCAATCATACTTCACACCACTTCTAAAAGCCGGTGCTTCAATTTACAGCTATAAAGATGGTTTTGTGCACGCTAAAATTGTACTTGTAGATGATAAAATTGCAACAATTGGCACAGCAAATATGGATGTCCGTAGCTTTGAACTAAATTATGAAATTATTAGCGTACTTTATGAATCTAAGACAGTTCTTGATATTAAACGTGATTTTGAAGAGGACTTTAATCATTCAACTGAAATTCGCTGGAAATCATTTCAAAAACGTAGTATTCAAAAACGAATACTGGAATCCCTAATGCGTCTAATTTCTCCTTTATTATAA
- a CDS encoding ABC transporter permease — translation MLTVKQFFKQKMVLGGLLGIMAAVIIASFAFMGSTVNPVPKDLPIALVIQGTAVNLPGQGSVNLGDKIKEQILQNKQSSVKWTFLQTQKDVLQGMKDKKYYAAIVFPPEMSQQLVSLTTPKGQQTEVQVLVNQGMNYNAAMVSSQMIDKLIGGINENIRNTLLVQLSQRNMTLTTEQAKLLASPFIVKRELIHPVQAHTGNGNIPIMLTQILWITTLISSLVLFIAVQKVTNGRVTGKSVLSQILAGSVFMIVIASLTLFIAHTILDVNIPNQREIFLLLLFFGFMFFLLQSAVLNWIGRVGVPILMVVFFFSMPILSLAHEFLPDVTKHWLYSWTPFKYSVEAFRNSFFFGGYRIGSYVQTMGFLGLVSLIIMVLAVFKGKDKQKSSLSTESV, via the coding sequence ATGCTTACAGTAAAGCAATTTTTCAAACAAAAGATGGTTCTAGGTGGCTTGTTAGGCATTATGGCTGCTGTTATCATCGCTAGTTTTGCTTTTATGGGATCAACTGTTAATCCTGTACCAAAAGACTTGCCGATCGCTCTGGTAATACAGGGTACAGCTGTGAACTTACCAGGACAAGGAAGTGTAAATTTAGGAGATAAAATAAAAGAGCAAATTCTGCAAAATAAGCAAAGCTCAGTTAAATGGACGTTCTTACAAACGCAAAAAGATGTATTGCAAGGGATGAAGGATAAGAAGTATTACGCTGCCATTGTGTTTCCACCAGAAATGTCCCAACAACTTGTATCGCTGACCACACCTAAGGGACAACAAACTGAAGTGCAAGTCTTGGTGAATCAAGGAATGAACTATAATGCCGCAATGGTTTCGAGCCAAATGATTGATAAGCTTATTGGAGGGATAAACGAAAATATCCGTAATACCTTGCTTGTTCAGCTTTCACAAAGAAATATGACACTAACAACTGAACAGGCAAAGTTATTAGCAAGCCCATTTATTGTTAAAAGGGAGTTGATTCATCCAGTTCAAGCACATACAGGTAATGGAAATATTCCTATTATGCTGACACAAATCTTATGGATTACTACTCTTATCAGTTCCTTAGTCTTATTTATAGCTGTCCAAAAGGTTACAAACGGTCGCGTTACAGGAAAATCAGTCTTATCACAGATCCTTGCAGGTTCTGTTTTCATGATAGTAATTGCAAGTTTAACCCTTTTCATTGCTCATACCATACTCGATGTAAACATACCGAATCAAAGAGAAATTTTCTTATTGTTACTTTTCTTTGGCTTCATGTTCTTCCTTTTGCAAAGTGCAGTACTCAACTGGATTGGCCGTGTCGGGGTACCAATATTAATGGTAGTCTTCTTCTTTTCTATGCCAATCTTATCACTGGCACACGAATTTCTTCCGGATGTGACAAAACACTGGTTGTATTCTTGGACTCCTTTTAAGTACAGTGTAGAAGCATTTCGTAACAGCTTCTTCTTTGGAGGATACAGGATAGGCTCATATGTTCAGACGATGGGGTTTCTTGGACTTGTATCTCTTATAATTATGGTACTGGCTGTATTCAAAGGGAAAGATAAACAAAAAAGTTCTTTATCTACTGAGTCAGTGTAG
- a CDS encoding SMI1/KNR4 family protein produces the protein MNKVINMINPSSKVAGVSLLELKNAEKALGATFPEEYKELFLETNGAKFGDWTLFPIQTKERSALTIDIVKQNYENRPKNVPSDMICIGENINGDKLCYRIRKRFMQELIFLWNEKTGISDCKASTLSQFIDWYVPKVNTNKPLTVGTFTVDSGKLIVTDPCYQVDEEDLQIILSNVKNGKWKASITYTDEEVVESLIVFHGEKKPSGKWHDCDKTIAVDSAQAGIFDLAVFGRD, from the coding sequence ATGAATAAAGTAATAAACATGATTAATCCGAGTTCCAAAGTGGCTGGTGTATCGTTGCTTGAATTGAAAAATGCAGAAAAAGCACTTGGTGCTACTTTTCCAGAGGAGTACAAAGAACTCTTTTTAGAAACGAATGGAGCTAAATTTGGTGATTGGACTTTGTTCCCTATTCAAACGAAAGAACGATCAGCATTAACAATTGATATTGTAAAACAAAATTATGAGAACAGACCGAAAAATGTACCGAGTGATATGATTTGCATTGGTGAAAATATCAATGGTGATAAACTTTGCTATCGTATAAGAAAAAGATTTATGCAGGAACTAATCTTTCTTTGGAATGAAAAAACTGGAATAAGCGATTGTAAGGCATCAACTTTAAGCCAGTTTATTGATTGGTATGTGCCGAAAGTGAATACTAATAAGCCTTTAACAGTTGGTACTTTTACAGTTGATAGTGGAAAGTTAATTGTTACTGATCCATGTTATCAGGTGGATGAAGAAGATCTGCAAATTATACTTTCAAATGTAAAAAATGGGAAATGGAAGGCATCCATCACTTACACTGATGAAGAAGTGGTGGAAAGTTTAATTGTATTTCATGGAGAAAAGAAACCAAGTGGAAAATGGCATGATTGCGATAAAACAATTGCAGTTGATTCTGCACAAGCTGGAATCTTTGATCTTGCAGTATTCGGTAGAGATTAA
- a CDS encoding recombinase family protein produces MVTNTRRIQNLANIYGYIRVSKKDQNVQRQLHKMMERGVEARRIFVDKASGRHFDRPQYQLLRKILSTCDIVYIDALDRMGRNYDEVISEWKYITRELQADIVVLENETLFDSRKFREMGDMGRLMEDQFLSLLSYIADQERKKIRQRQAEGIAVAKSQGKHLGRPQFNLSSLSQKQLYIIEETYSRWKKREITGVKFMELLELKKNTFYKIMKEYEVNKL; encoded by the coding sequence GTGGTAACAAATACAAGGAGAATACAAAACTTGGCAAATATTTATGGATATATACGTGTAAGTAAAAAAGATCAAAATGTACAACGTCAATTACATAAGATGATGGAACGTGGAGTGGAAGCTCGACGTATTTTTGTCGATAAAGCAAGTGGACGACATTTTGATCGTCCTCAGTATCAATTATTACGAAAAATATTAAGTACATGTGATATTGTTTACATAGATGCTTTAGATCGTATGGGACGTAATTATGATGAAGTAATTTCGGAATGGAAATACATAACAAGGGAATTACAAGCTGATATTGTTGTTTTAGAAAATGAAACATTGTTTGATAGCCGAAAGTTTCGTGAGATGGGTGATATGGGAAGATTAATGGAGGATCAGTTTTTATCTTTACTTTCTTATATTGCAGATCAAGAGAGGAAAAAAATTCGGCAACGACAAGCGGAAGGGATTGCAGTAGCTAAATCTCAAGGAAAACATTTAGGACGTCCTCAATTTAACCTCTCATCATTAAGTCAAAAACAATTATATATAATAGAAGAAACCTATTCAAGGTGGAAAAAAAGAGAAATAACAGGAGTTAAATTTATGGAACTACTAGAACTTAAGAAAAATACTTTCTATAAAATAATGAAAGAATATGAGGTAAACAAACTATAA
- a CDS encoding AAA family ATPase, giving the protein MSTLSNENKKNLIYLVSGPVGVGKSTTSKKLAQTVKNCVLLEGDSILHMFEYGSEASWEERLSLTWENILTITRNFIQNNFNVVIDFVVEDELDWFCKHISDLQVTLKYIVLRADKEKLIERIHMRGDNDSIERSLFLLNKLESTPSNQQFIFDTTLKHTAEIVDVIINDTGFIVKV; this is encoded by the coding sequence ATGTCCACATTGTCAAATGAAAACAAAAAAAACCTAATTTATCTCGTGTCAGGTCCAGTAGGGGTTGGAAAATCAACAACTTCAAAAAAACTTGCTCAAACTGTTAAAAATTGTGTTCTTCTTGAGGGTGACTCTATTCTACATATGTTTGAATACGGATCAGAAGCATCTTGGGAGGAACGCTTAAGTCTAACGTGGGAGAATATCCTTACTATAACCAGGAATTTTATTCAAAATAACTTCAATGTCGTCATTGACTTTGTGGTAGAAGATGAACTTGACTGGTTTTGTAAACATATATCTGATTTACAAGTAACATTGAAATATATCGTATTGAGAGCAGATAAAGAAAAACTAATCGAACGTATTCATATGAGGGGAGATAATGATTCAATAGAACGCTCGTTGTTTTTGTTGAACAAATTGGAATCAACCCCCTCCAATCAACAATTTATATTTGATACAACTCTAAAACATACAGCAGAGATAGTAGATGTAATCATTAATGATACTGGTTTTATTGTTAAAGTTTAA